The following are from one region of the Vicugna pacos chromosome 9, VicPac4, whole genome shotgun sequence genome:
- the C9H19orf81 gene encoding putative uncharacterized protein C19orf81 homolog isoform X1: MSEKLMEKDTGEMGQGKGREVGRNRMEKSRERVEERWGERQGEIRGKRWGEWERGRRAERWGNDEEKSVRERGQGRNSRRLGDIEEETEKWERGNWGTQGVPEVRGTQIPMWCQPSIFLPRGFRDKKEAEVERRRWGGWPSQSSSPHPPETTPTRLPRMQQEVEPPRSSAAGNLSVHREAGALLVDLETQEETQARNLGRPVKSSKQYLRQVIAEYEALDRELPCIRKFPMLPAAQPLCLCMETLPEVDLTHLEVLEALEAELPGAMESGHVSSIRFENMNVICGTAGRRDRWLITVTDFQTRSRLLRSGLCLRGLPHPLVRHDELLLGDYRLHLRRSVVRRRMLEALGAEPTEEA, encoded by the exons ATGTCTGAAAAACTGATGGAGAAGGACACTGGGGAGATGGGacaagggaaggggagagaagtgGGGAGAAACAGGATGGAGAAGTCAAGGGAAAGAGtggaggagagatggggagagagacaaggagaaatcaggggaaagagatggggagagtgggagagagggaggagggcagagagatgGGGAAATGATGAGGAAAAGAGTGTGAGAGAGAGGGGTCAGGGAAGAAACTCAAGGAGACTGGGAGACatagaggaagaaacagaaaaatgggaAAGAGGGAACTGGGGCACACAGGGAGTCCCAGAGGTTAGGGGAACCCAGATTCCAATGTGGTGTCAGCCTTCCATATTTTTGCCCCGGGGCTTTAGAgacaagaaggaggcagaagtggagagaaggagatggggtGGGTGGCCCAGTCAGAGCTCTTCTCCCCATCCTCCTGAGACAACCCCTACCCGCCTTCCCAGGATGCAACAAGAGGTGGAGCCCCCGCGCTCCTCCGCCGCGGGCAACCTCAGCGTGCACAGGGAGGCAG GAGCGCTCCTTGTGGACTTAGAGACCCAAGAGGAGACGCAGGCTCGGAATCTGGGCAGACCTGTCAAATCCTC GAAGCAGTACCTACGCCAGGTCATTGCAGAATATGAGGCGCTGGACCGGGAGCTCCCATGCATCCGCAAGTTCCCCATGCTGCCTGCTGCCCAGCCCCTCTGTCTGTGCATGGAGACCTTG CCGGAAGTGGACCTTACCCACCTGGAGGTGCTGGAGGCCCTGGAGGCCGAGTTACCCGGGGCCATGGAGAGCGGGCACGTGAGCAGTATCCGCTTTGAGAACATGAACGTCATCTGTGGGACGGCTGGGCGCCGGGACCG GTGGCTCATCACTGTCACAGATTTCCAGACTCGCTCGCGCCTGCTGCGCTCGGGGCTCTGCCTCCGCGGGCTTCCGCACCCTCTCGTGCGCCACGACGAACTGCTGCTGGGCGATTACCGCCTGCACCTGCGCCGCTCCGTGGTCCGACGGCGCATGCTCGAGGCTCTGGGGGCGGAGCCGACCGAGGAAGCCTGA
- the C9H19orf81 gene encoding putative uncharacterized protein C19orf81 homolog isoform X2 has product MSGGMQQEVEPPRSSAAGNLSVHREAGALLVDLETQEETQARNLGRPVKSSSLSPGYLLRKQYLRQVIAEYEALDRELPCIRKFPMLPAAQPLCLCMETLPEVDLTHLEVLEALEAELPGAMESGHVSSIRFENMNVICGTAGRRDRWLITVTDFQTRSRLLRSGLCLRGLPHPLVRHDELLLGDYRLHLRRSVVRRRMLEALGAEPTEEA; this is encoded by the exons ATGAGCGGAGG GATGCAACAAGAGGTGGAGCCCCCGCGCTCCTCCGCCGCGGGCAACCTCAGCGTGCACAGGGAGGCAG GAGCGCTCCTTGTGGACTTAGAGACCCAAGAGGAGACGCAGGCTCGGAATCTGGGCAGACCTGTCAAATCCTC GTCCCTGTCCCCTGGCTATCTTCTCAGGAAGCAGTACCTACGCCAGGTCATTGCAGAATATGAGGCGCTGGACCGGGAGCTCCCATGCATCCGCAAGTTCCCCATGCTGCCTGCTGCCCAGCCCCTCTGTCTGTGCATGGAGACCTTG CCGGAAGTGGACCTTACCCACCTGGAGGTGCTGGAGGCCCTGGAGGCCGAGTTACCCGGGGCCATGGAGAGCGGGCACGTGAGCAGTATCCGCTTTGAGAACATGAACGTCATCTGTGGGACGGCTGGGCGCCGGGACCG GTGGCTCATCACTGTCACAGATTTCCAGACTCGCTCGCGCCTGCTGCGCTCGGGGCTCTGCCTCCGCGGGCTTCCGCACCCTCTCGTGCGCCACGACGAACTGCTGCTGGGCGATTACCGCCTGCACCTGCGCCGCTCCGTGGTCCGACGGCGCATGCTCGAGGCTCTGGGGGCGGAGCCGACCGAGGAAGCCTGA